One window from the genome of Paracoccus zhejiangensis encodes:
- the fdhD gene encoding formate dehydrogenase accessory sulfurtransferase FdhD gives MIPAAATTSFATHFRAGRQAQMVHALPEETAISMVYDGSAHAVMMASPADLEDFATGFTLTEGIIESADQISKIDLVAHDKGVEVQMWLEGDRGLQLAARRRTMAGPVGCGLCGIESLDQAVRELPDCSDVGAQFSVDEVTAATAALRDWQPLHDRTRAVHAAGFLLPGQGIVLAREDVGRHNALDKLIGALARQGIDAGAGAIVLTSRVSVEMVQKTAMARCGTLIAVSAPTAHALRLAAGAGLTLAAYARAEGFDLFSNPHRLSHEVADVA, from the coding sequence ATGATCCCCGCCGCCGCCACTACCTCGTTCGCCACGCATTTTCGCGCGGGCCGCCAGGCGCAGATGGTTCATGCCCTGCCCGAAGAGACCGCCATTTCGATGGTCTATGACGGCAGCGCCCATGCGGTGATGATGGCCAGCCCCGCCGATCTCGAGGATTTCGCCACCGGCTTCACCCTGACCGAAGGCATCATCGAGAGCGCCGACCAGATCAGCAAGATCGACCTTGTTGCCCATGACAAGGGTGTCGAGGTGCAGATGTGGCTGGAGGGTGATCGTGGGCTGCAACTGGCGGCGCGGCGCCGAACCATGGCCGGGCCGGTCGGCTGCGGGCTGTGCGGCATTGAGAGCCTCGATCAGGCGGTGCGCGAGCTGCCCGATTGTTCGGATGTCGGGGCGCAGTTCAGCGTCGACGAGGTGACGGCGGCGACCGCCGCGCTGCGTGACTGGCAGCCGCTGCATGACCGCACCCGCGCGGTGCACGCGGCGGGCTTCCTGCTGCCCGGTCAGGGGATCGTTCTGGCCCGCGAGGATGTCGGTCGCCACAACGCACTGGACAAGCTGATCGGCGCACTGGCCCGTCAGGGCATCGATGCGGGCGCTGGCGCGATCGTCCTGACCAGCCGGGTCTCCGTCGAGATGGTACAGAAGACCGCCATGGCGCGCTGCGGCACGCTGATCGCCGTTTCGGCCCCCACCGCCCATGCCCTGCGTCTTGCCGCCGGCGCGGGCCTTACCCTTGCCGCCTATGCCCGCGCCGAGGGCTTCGACCTGTTTTCCAACCCGCACCGCCTGTCGCACGAGGTCGCCGATGTCGCCTGA
- the fdhF gene encoding formate dehydrogenase subunit alpha: MKDFIIPQFAPGDDRDMGTPARTGAPVTLLIDGFPVTVAEGTSVMRAAFEAGIEVPKLCASDNLEAFGSCRLCVVEIEGRRGLPASCTTPVSEGMVVHTQSEKVRKIRRGVMELYISDHPLDCLTCSANGDCELQDAAGQVGLRDVRYTPGENHFDPSGTGARSQSEARLRMPTGEANPLFTPKDNSNPYFSFDSSKCIVCSRCVRACEEVQGTFALTIEGRGFDSRVKAGAVGDDFLSSDCVSCGACVQACPTATLQEKSVISMGTPTRSIITTCAYCGVGCSFKAELNGDQLVRMVPYKHGKANRGHSCVKGRFAYGYAAHKDRILKPMIRETIDQPWREVSWDEALSFAANRMKGLQEQYGRQSIGVITSSRCTNEETYLVQKLTRAVFKNNNTDTCARVCHSPTGYGLGKTYGTSAGTQDFDSVEETDVVVIIGANPTDGHPVFASRLKKRLRAGAKLIVIDPRRTDIVRSAHIEAQYHLPLRPGTNVAVVSAIAHVIVTEGLFNEDFIRTRCDWEEFQFYAEFISDPRHSPEATQLLTGVPAADLRAAARLYATGGNGSIYYGLGVTEHSQGSTTVMGIANLAMLTGNIGRPGVGVNPLRGQNNVQGSCDMGSFPHELPGYRHVKLPDVRAIFEKAWGVEIDPEPGLRIPNMLDAAVEGRFKGLYCQGEDILQSDPDTHHVAAGLAAMDCVIVHDLFLNETANYAHVFLPGSSFLEKDGTFTNAERRINRVRKVMAPLNGYEDWEVTQLLANAMGADWHYTHPSQIMDEIAATTPSFAGVNYEMLEEKGSVQWPCNEAVPDGTPLMHVDGFVSGKGRFMVTEYVATDERTGPRFPLLLTTGRILSHYNVGAQTRRTDNVAWHPEDLLEIHPHDAEVRGVKEGDWVRLASRAGETTLRATLTDRVSPGVVYTTFHHPTTQANVITTDFSDWATNCPEYKVTAVQISPSNGPSEWQERYNEQAERSRRILPAAE, translated from the coding sequence ATGAAGGATTTCATCATCCCCCAATTCGCCCCCGGCGATGATCGCGACATGGGCACCCCCGCCCGCACCGGCGCGCCCGTCACCCTGCTGATCGACGGCTTCCCCGTCACCGTGGCCGAGGGCACATCGGTGATGCGCGCCGCCTTCGAGGCCGGGATCGAGGTTCCGAAGCTGTGCGCCAGCGACAACCTAGAAGCCTTCGGCTCCTGCAGGCTCTGCGTGGTCGAGATCGAGGGGCGGCGCGGGCTGCCGGCCTCCTGCACCACGCCTGTCAGCGAGGGCATGGTGGTCCATACCCAGTCCGAGAAGGTCCGCAAGATCCGCCGCGGGGTGATGGAGCTGTATATCAGCGATCATCCGCTGGACTGCCTGACCTGCTCGGCCAATGGCGATTGCGAGTTGCAGGACGCGGCGGGTCAGGTGGGTCTGCGCGATGTGCGCTATACGCCGGGCGAGAACCATTTCGACCCTTCGGGAACCGGCGCGCGTAGCCAGTCCGAGGCGCGTCTCAGGATGCCCACGGGCGAGGCCAATCCGCTGTTCACCCCCAAGGATAACAGCAACCCCTATTTCAGCTTCGATTCCTCGAAATGCATCGTCTGCTCGCGTTGCGTTCGGGCCTGCGAAGAGGTGCAGGGCACCTTTGCCCTGACCATCGAGGGAAGGGGCTTTGACAGTCGGGTCAAGGCCGGGGCGGTCGGGGATGATTTCCTCAGCTCGGATTGCGTCAGCTGCGGCGCTTGCGTGCAGGCTTGCCCGACCGCGACCCTGCAGGAGAAATCGGTCATCAGCATGGGCACGCCCACGCGCTCGATCATCACGACCTGCGCCTATTGCGGGGTCGGCTGCTCGTTCAAGGCAGAGCTGAACGGCGATCAGCTGGTGCGCATGGTGCCTTACAAGCACGGCAAGGCCAATCGCGGGCATAGCTGCGTCAAGGGCCGCTTTGCCTATGGCTATGCCGCGCACAAGGACCGCATCCTGAAGCCGATGATCCGCGAGACCATCGACCAGCCCTGGCGCGAGGTCAGCTGGGACGAGGCGCTGAGCTTTGCCGCCAACCGGATGAAGGGGTTGCAGGAACAATACGGGCGCCAGTCGATCGGCGTCATCACCTCGTCGCGCTGCACTAATGAAGAAACCTACCTGGTGCAGAAGCTGACCCGCGCGGTCTTCAAGAACAACAACACCGATACCTGCGCCCGCGTCTGCCATTCGCCCACCGGCTATGGCCTCGGCAAGACCTATGGCACCTCGGCCGGCACGCAGGATTTCGACAGCGTCGAAGAGACCGATGTGGTCGTCATCATCGGCGCAAACCCGACCGATGGTCACCCGGTCTTTGCCAGCCGGCTGAAGAAGCGGCTGCGCGCCGGGGCGAAACTGATCGTCATCGACCCGCGCCGCACCGATATCGTCCGCTCGGCCCATATCGAGGCGCAGTATCATCTGCCGCTGCGCCCCGGCACCAATGTCGCCGTGGTCTCGGCCATCGCCCATGTGATCGTGACCGAGGGCCTCTTCAACGAGGATTTCATCCGCACGCGCTGTGACTGGGAAGAGTTCCAGTTCTATGCCGAGTTCATCAGCGACCCGCGCCACAGCCCCGAAGCGACCCAGCTGCTGACCGGGGTGCCGGCCGCTGATCTGCGCGCCGCCGCGCGGCTCTATGCCACCGGCGGGAACGGCTCGATCTATTACGGCCTCGGCGTGACCGAGCACAGCCAGGGCTCGACCACGGTCATGGGCATCGCCAACCTTGCCATGCTGACCGGCAATATCGGCCGGCCCGGCGTGGGGGTGAACCCGCTGCGCGGCCAGAACAACGTGCAGGGCTCCTGCGACATGGGGTCCTTCCCGCACGAACTGCCGGGCTATCGCCATGTGAAGCTGCCCGATGTGCGGGCGATCTTCGAGAAGGCCTGGGGCGTCGAGATCGATCCCGAACCGGGCCTGCGCATCCCCAACATGCTGGACGCCGCCGTCGAGGGCCGGTTCAAGGGTCTCTACTGCCAGGGCGAAGACATCCTGCAATCGGACCCCGACACCCATCACGTCGCGGCGGGGCTTGCGGCCATGGACTGTGTCATCGTCCATGACCTGTTCCTGAACGAGACGGCGAATTACGCGCATGTCTTCCTGCCGGGTTCCTCTTTCCTTGAAAAGGACGGCACCTTCACCAATGCCGAGCGCCGGATCAACCGCGTGCGCAAGGTCATGGCACCGCTGAACGGTTACGAGGACTGGGAGGTGACACAGCTTCTGGCCAATGCCATGGGTGCGGACTGGCATTACACCCATCCGAGCCAGATCATGGACGAGATCGCGGCGACCACGCCCAGCTTTGCCGGGGTGAATTACGAGATGCTCGAGGAAAAGGGCTCGGTGCAATGGCCCTGCAACGAGGCGGTGCCCGATGGCACGCCGCTGATGCATGTCGATGGCTTCGTCTCGGGCAAGGGCCGGTTCATGGTCACCGAATATGTCGCCACCGATGAACGTACCGGCCCGCGCTTCCCGCTGTTGCTGACCACCGGGCGGATCCTGTCGCATTACAATGTCGGCGCGCAGACGCGGCGCACGGATAACGTGGCCTGGCATCCCGAGGATCTTCTGGAGATCCATCCCCATGATGCCGAGGTGCGCGGCGTGAAAGAGGGCGACTGGGTGCGGCTGGCCAGTCGGGCGGGCGAAACCACCCTGCGCGCCACCCTGACCGACCGGGTCAGCCCGGGCGTGGTCTATACCACCTTCCACCACCCGACGACGCAGGCCAATGTCATCACCACCGATTTCTCGGACTGGGCGACCAATTGCCCGGAATACAAGGTGACGGCAGTGCAGATCAGTCCGTCGAACGGGCCGTCCGAATGGCAGGAACGCTATAACGAGCAGGCCGAGCGCTCGCGCCGCATCCTGCCGGCGGCGGAATGA
- a CDS encoding MFS transporter produces MSTTTAAPAAPAVKLPDLRALIGVGAVLLGTLTSLLNSRLTDIGLADIRGALGVGMDEASWLTTAYVVAEVAAIPSAVWLRSILSPARGVLIGSLIFTVASFLAPFSPNLQVLIAFQAIRGLSAGILMPMAYAVVMRHMPQPLRLYALSFYALVSSLTPALAASIEGWIMVHFSWEYLFWINVIPGSLTLLAGAYGLANDPIKFLRFRRHDGFGLLALSLGLAALVTALDQGNRLDWLGSGLINGLLASAAFLLVIYLVHALRHRDPVVSPRLLARDNIGLSLLVMFVMRIGLMSSAYLIPQYLIRVQGFRALESGTVFWVSALPQLVLTPFVAWLVYRLDPRNLVAFGLLVFAAGTLMLTDLTHL; encoded by the coding sequence ATGTCCACCACGACAGCCGCCCCTGCGGCACCTGCCGTCAAGCTGCCTGACCTGCGCGCCCTGATCGGTGTGGGCGCGGTTCTTCTGGGCACCTTGACCTCGCTTCTGAACTCCCGCCTGACCGATATCGGGCTCGCCGACATCCGCGGCGCCCTTGGCGTCGGCATGGACGAGGCCAGCTGGCTGACCACCGCCTATGTCGTGGCCGAGGTCGCGGCGATCCCCTCGGCGGTCTGGCTGCGCTCGATCCTGTCGCCGGCGCGTGGCGTGCTGATCGGTTCGCTGATCTTCACCGTGGCCTCGTTCCTTGCGCCCTTCAGCCCGAACCTTCAGGTGCTGATCGCCTTTCAGGCCATTCGCGGCCTCAGCGCCGGGATCCTGATGCCGATGGCCTATGCCGTGGTCATGCGCCACATGCCGCAGCCGCTGAGGCTTTACGCGCTGTCCTTCTATGCGCTGGTCTCGTCGCTGACGCCGGCACTGGCCGCAAGTATCGAAGGCTGGATCATGGTCCATTTCAGCTGGGAATACCTGTTCTGGATCAACGTCATTCCGGGCAGCCTGACGCTGCTGGCCGGGGCCTATGGCCTGGCAAATGATCCGATCAAGTTCCTGCGCTTCCGCCGTCATGACGGGTTCGGCCTTCTGGCCCTGTCGCTGGGTCTGGCCGCGCTGGTCACGGCACTGGATCAGGGCAACCGGCTCGACTGGCTGGGTTCTGGGCTGATCAACGGGCTGCTCGCCTCGGCTGCCTTCTTGCTGGTCATCTACCTGGTCCATGCCCTGCGCCACCGCGACCCGGTGGTCAGCCCGCGGCTGCTGGCCCGCGACAATATCGGGCTGAGCCTTCTCGTGATGTTCGTCATGCGGATCGGGCTGATGAGCTCGGCCTACCTGATCCCGCAATACCTGATCCGCGTTCAGGGGTTCCGGGCGCTGGAAAGTGGCACGGTGTTCTGGGTCTCGGCCCTGCCGCAGCTGGTGCTGACGCCCTTTGTCGCCTGGCTGGTCTATCGCCTCGATCCGCGCAACCTGGTGGCCTTTGGGCTTCTGGTCTTCGCCGCCGGCACCTTGATGCTGACCGACCTGACGCATCTGTAG
- a CDS encoding formate dehydrogenase subunit gamma has product MLDRAQAPSTEEIREVVMPLAGLEGPLLPMLHALQDTYGLIPEGAVPVLADLLNLGRAEVHGVISFYHDFRDHPTGRHVLKICRAEACQSMGGNALAAATLKKLGVDWHGTTADGAVTVEPIYCLGLCACAPAAMLDGRVVGRLDEDRMGKLLAEVRA; this is encoded by the coding sequence ATGCTTGATCGAGCGCAAGCCCCATCCACCGAGGAGATCCGCGAGGTCGTGATGCCGCTCGCCGGGCTCGAGGGTCCGCTGCTGCCGATGCTGCACGCCTTGCAGGACACCTATGGCCTGATCCCCGAGGGCGCCGTGCCGGTGCTGGCCGATCTCCTGAACCTTGGCCGGGCAGAGGTGCATGGCGTCATCAGCTTCTACCACGATTTCCGCGATCACCCGACCGGGCGGCATGTGCTGAAGATCTGTCGGGCCGAGGCCTGCCAGTCGATGGGCGGCAATGCGCTGGCCGCCGCGACGCTGAAGAAGCTGGGGGTCGACTGGCATGGGACCACCGCCGATGGCGCGGTGACGGTCGAGCCGATCTATTGCCTTGGCCTCTGCGCCTGCGCACCGGCGGCGATGCTGGATGGCCGCGTGGTCGGGCGGCTGGACGAGGATCGGATGGGCAAGCTGCTGGCGGAGGTCCGGGCATGA
- a CDS encoding hydrolase gives MTSEPVRDPKADALLTPQNATFVIIDYQPVQVNSIASMDRQLLINNIVGCARAAVVYGLPIVHSTVNVKTGLNKPPIPQIRKALDGVPTIDRTTINSWEDVEFRKAVKDAGRKKLIMTALWTEACLTFPALDALSEGYEVYVPIDAVGGTSSAAHEAGLRRIEQAGGKMISVPQLFCELQRDWNRAETVPAFMDLFIQTGGTAGIQFSYDRTE, from the coding sequence ATGACCAGTGAACCGGTCCGCGATCCGAAAGCCGACGCGCTGCTGACGCCGCAGAACGCCACCTTTGTCATCATCGATTACCAGCCCGTCCAGGTGAATTCGATCGCCTCGATGGACCGACAGCTTTTGATCAACAACATCGTCGGTTGCGCGCGGGCGGCCGTGGTCTATGGTCTGCCGATCGTCCATTCGACGGTGAACGTGAAGACCGGCCTGAACAAGCCGCCGATCCCGCAGATCCGCAAGGCACTGGACGGCGTGCCGACCATCGATCGCACCACGATCAACTCGTGGGAGGATGTGGAATTCCGGAAGGCGGTAAAGGATGCAGGCCGCAAGAAGCTGATCATGACCGCGCTCTGGACCGAGGCCTGCCTGACCTTCCCGGCGTTGGATGCGCTCAGCGAGGGATACGAGGTCTATGTGCCGATCGATGCCGTCGGCGGCACCTCGTCTGCCGCGCATGAGGCCGGGCTGCGCCGGATCGAACAGGCGGGCGGCAAGATGATCAGCGTGCCGCAGCTGTTCTGCGAATTGCAGCGCGACTGGAACCGGGCCGAGACCGTGCCCGCCTTCATGGACCTGTTCATCCAGACCGGCGGCACGGCGGGCATCCAGTTCTCCTACGACCGCACCGAATAG
- a CDS encoding formate dehydrogenase beta subunit translates to MKIYVPMDSAATALGADEVAEVLAREIAARGIDAQIIRNGTRGMIWLEPLVEIDRGDGRIGYGPVTPADVPAILDGSAESLGRVEEIPFFANQTRLTFARCGVIDPLDLDDYAAHGGLAGLTRAIAMSSAEIVQEVADSGLRGRGGAGFPTGIKWKTVAEAAADQKYIVCNADEGDSGTFADRMIMEGDPFTLIEGMAIAGLGVGATRGYVYLRSEYPDAIRVMRAAVKIARQRGMLGADVLGSGRAFDMEIRQGAGAYVCGEETSLLNSLEGKRGVVRAKPPLPALEGFLGKPTVVNNVISLATVPVIFEKGAKHYADFGLGRSRGTVTLQIAGNVKHGGLYETAFGLTLGEVVNGIGGGTATGRPVKAVQVGGPLGAYMPVSKFDTPVGYEEFDKNGGLIGHAGLVVFDDSADMLQMARFAMEFCAVESCGKCTPCRIGAVRGVETIDRIAAGDPGAADLLTDLCETMKDGSLCALGGFTPFPVMSALTQFPDDFACQKEAAE, encoded by the coding sequence ATGAAGATCTATGTTCCGATGGACAGCGCCGCCACGGCGCTTGGTGCCGACGAGGTGGCCGAGGTGCTGGCGCGCGAGATCGCGGCGCGGGGCATCGACGCCCAGATCATCCGCAACGGCACGCGCGGCATGATCTGGCTGGAGCCGCTGGTCGAGATCGACCGGGGCGATGGACGTATCGGCTATGGCCCGGTGACGCCCGCCGATGTGCCGGCGATCCTTGACGGTAGCGCGGAGAGCCTTGGACGGGTCGAAGAGATCCCCTTCTTCGCCAACCAGACCCGGCTGACCTTTGCCCGCTGCGGGGTGATCGATCCGCTGGACCTGGATGACTACGCGGCCCATGGCGGGCTGGCGGGTCTGACCCGTGCCATTGCCATGAGCTCGGCAGAAATCGTGCAGGAGGTTGCCGATAGCGGGCTTCGCGGGCGCGGCGGGGCGGGGTTCCCGACCGGCATCAAGTGGAAGACCGTCGCCGAGGCCGCAGCCGATCAGAAATACATCGTCTGCAATGCCGACGAGGGCGACAGTGGCACCTTTGCCGACCGGATGATCATGGAGGGCGATCCCTTCACGCTGATCGAGGGCATGGCCATCGCCGGTCTCGGCGTCGGCGCGACGCGCGGCTATGTCTATTTGCGCAGCGAATATCCCGATGCCATCCGGGTGATGCGCGCGGCGGTGAAGATCGCCCGCCAGCGCGGCATGCTGGGCGCGGATGTGCTGGGTTCGGGCCGGGCCTTCGACATGGAGATCCGGCAGGGCGCCGGGGCCTATGTCTGCGGCGAGGAAACCAGCCTGCTGAACAGCCTCGAGGGCAAGCGCGGCGTGGTCCGTGCCAAGCCGCCGCTGCCGGCGCTGGAAGGGTTTCTGGGCAAGCCCACGGTCGTCAACAACGTCATCAGCCTCGCCACCGTGCCGGTCATCTTCGAGAAGGGCGCGAAGCACTATGCCGATTTCGGCCTTGGCCGGTCGCGCGGCACGGTGACGCTGCAGATCGCCGGGAACGTCAAGCATGGCGGGCTCTATGAAACGGCCTTCGGCTTGACGCTTGGCGAGGTGGTGAATGGCATCGGCGGCGGCACGGCCACGGGCCGGCCGGTCAAGGCGGTGCAGGTCGGCGGGCCGCTGGGCGCCTATATGCCGGTCAGCAAGTTCGACACGCCGGTCGGATATGAGGAATTCGACAAGAACGGCGGGCTCATCGGCCATGCCGGGCTGGTGGTCTTTGACGACAGCGCCGACATGCTGCAGATGGCCCGCTTCGCCATGGAGTTCTGTGCCGTGGAAAGCTGCGGCAAATGCACCCCCTGCCGCATCGGCGCGGTGCGCGGGGTCGAGACCATCGACCGCATCGCCGCCGGCGATCCCGGTGCCGCCGACCTCTTGACCGACCTTTGCGAAACGATGAAGGACGGCTCGCTTTGCGCCTTGGGGGGCTTCACCCCCTTCCCGGTCATGTCGGCGCTGACGCAATTCCCCGATGACTTCGCCTGCCAGAAGGAAGCCGCCGAATGA
- a CDS encoding LysR family transcriptional regulator, with protein sequence MTRAGERLGLSQSAVSHALAKLRLLLSDELFVRGPDGMHPTPRAMELADPLRSALAQISTALSAPRFDPATSDMTFVVATSDYYIGALFPKVMARIRREAPRIRLWLRMFNDINLVEELDRGTLHLVVGAFGRIPGRFRRETLAPVEMVWIMRRDHPAAGSPLTLETLGHWPHVDILLSGRATPEAPGMQDQEGLERSFVTSNPTHLEALLREAGLTRQVGATVPLILAVPPLVAASDMVAMVPREVAETHRDSYGLAIFDSPYARPPTQIDMLSHNSHGAHPAVLWLRRILDEVGRA encoded by the coding sequence GTGACCCGTGCTGGCGAGCGGCTGGGGCTCAGCCAGTCGGCGGTCAGCCATGCGCTGGCCAAGCTGCGCCTACTTCTGTCGGACGAGCTGTTCGTGCGCGGACCCGACGGGATGCATCCGACACCGCGGGCGATGGAGCTGGCCGATCCGCTGCGGTCGGCCCTGGCCCAGATTTCGACTGCTCTGTCTGCGCCGCGCTTTGACCCGGCCACATCGGACATGACCTTCGTCGTCGCCACCTCGGATTATTACATCGGCGCGTTGTTTCCCAAGGTCATGGCCCGCATCCGGCGCGAGGCGCCGCGCATCCGGCTGTGGCTCAGGATGTTCAACGACATCAACCTGGTCGAGGAACTGGATCGCGGCACGCTGCACCTGGTCGTGGGGGCTTTCGGCCGCATCCCCGGGCGCTTCCGCCGCGAGACGCTGGCCCCGGTCGAGATGGTCTGGATCATGCGCCGCGACCACCCCGCCGCCGGATCACCCCTGACGCTGGAAACACTCGGCCACTGGCCACATGTCGATATTCTGCTGTCGGGACGCGCGACACCCGAGGCGCCGGGGATGCAGGATCAGGAGGGGCTGGAGCGGTCCTTCGTGACCAGCAACCCCACGCATCTCGAGGCGCTGCTGCGCGAGGCCGGGTTGACCCGGCAGGTCGGCGCCACGGTGCCGCTGATCCTCGCCGTGCCGCCGCTGGTCGCTGCCAGTGACATGGTCGCCATGGTCCCGCGCGAGGTGGCCGAGACCCATCGCGACAGCTATGGACTTGCGATCTTCGACAGCCCCTATGCGCGCCCGCCGACGCAGATCGACATGCTGTCCCATAACAGCCATGGCGCGCATCCGGCCGTTCTCTGGCTGCGCCGGATCCTCGACGAGGTCGGGCGCGCCTGA
- a CDS encoding formate dehydrogenase subunit delta — protein MANQIATFFDSQPGDPATAIAGHLSDYWDPHMRRQLADYVGEGGDRLLPTVREAVARLVETARA, from the coding sequence ATGGCCAACCAGATCGCCACCTTCTTCGACAGCCAGCCGGGCGATCCGGCCACCGCCATCGCCGGCCATCTCAGCGATTACTGGGACCCGCACATGCGGCGGCAATTGGCGGATTATGTCGGCGAGGGCGGTGACCGCTTGCTGCCGACCGTGCGCGAGGCAGTGGCACGGCTGGTCGAGACGGCACGGGCGTGA
- a CDS encoding HlyD family secretion protein, producing the protein MNKPVVQIVPKPEAPTAIPVAAKKPRKRAMLTLARASVIVAGIGLAVVVPLGWGSWVAGLTNQSTNNASLRADTTPVSAEVEGRITRLLVDDYQEVRAGTLLMEIDPTEYQARVDQARAGAVAAEAAIHNIESRIALQHRVIEQAEAGLAALEADRERIDSENQRQATLKEGGWASGQKVEAAIADQKRIAASIIEQQAAIAAEREQLNVLASEAEQAEAERGSRSAALKVAEIELGRTRITAPVDGIVGTSGVRAGQYVRAGSQLVSVVPMADLYVTANFKETQLAKLRPGQAVSVSVDSFPGKSLTGHVERLAPATGSIFSLLPADNATGNFTKIAQRVSVRIALDDEAGLEGLLRPGMSVEATVHTDRDAADETKLAQIR; encoded by the coding sequence ATGAATAAGCCGGTCGTCCAAATCGTACCCAAACCCGAAGCCCCCACCGCCATTCCTGTGGCGGCAAAGAAGCCGCGCAAACGTGCCATGCTGACGCTGGCCCGCGCCTCGGTCATCGTGGCCGGGATCGGTCTTGCGGTGGTCGTGCCGCTTGGCTGGGGCAGCTGGGTCGCGGGTCTGACCAACCAGAGCACCAACAACGCCTCGCTGCGCGCCGATACCACCCCGGTCAGCGCCGAGGTCGAGGGCCGGATCACCCGGCTTCTGGTCGACGACTACCAGGAGGTCAGGGCCGGGACGCTGCTGATGGAAATCGATCCGACCGAATACCAAGCGCGCGTTGATCAGGCCCGTGCAGGCGCCGTCGCGGCCGAGGCGGCGATTCACAATATCGAAAGCCGCATCGCGTTGCAGCATCGGGTGATCGAACAGGCCGAGGCCGGTCTGGCCGCGCTGGAGGCCGACCGCGAGCGGATCGACAGCGAGAACCAGCGGCAGGCAACGCTGAAGGAAGGGGGCTGGGCCAGCGGCCAGAAGGTCGAGGCCGCCATCGCCGATCAGAAACGCATCGCCGCCTCGATCATCGAGCAACAGGCGGCCATCGCCGCCGAGCGCGAACAGCTGAACGTGCTGGCCAGCGAGGCCGAACAGGCCGAGGCCGAGCGTGGCAGCCGCTCCGCCGCGCTGAAGGTGGCCGAGATCGAACTGGGCCGCACCCGGATCACCGCGCCGGTCGATGGCATCGTCGGCACCAGCGGCGTGCGCGCGGGGCAATATGTCCGCGCCGGTTCGCAACTCGTGTCGGTCGTGCCGATGGCCGATCTCTATGTGACCGCGAATTTCAAGGAAACCCAGCTGGCCAAGCTTCGGCCCGGCCAGGCGGTCAGCGTCTCGGTCGACAGTTTCCCGGGCAAGAGCCTAACCGGCCATGTCGAACGGCTGGCCCCCGCCACCGGCTCGATCTTCAGTCTGCTGCCGGCTGACAATGCCACCGGCAATTTCACCAAGATCGCGCAGCGGGTCAGTGTCCGCATCGCGCTGGATGACGAGGCCGGGCTCGAGGGCCTGTTGCGCCCCGGCATGTCGGTCGAGGCGACGGTGCATACCGACCGCGACGCCGCAGACGAGACCAAGCTGGCCCAAATCCGCTGA
- a CDS encoding LysR family transcriptional regulator has protein sequence MIDKLEMFLAVAKEGHFGRAAQSLGITQPSLSAGIKQLEGQLGVLLILRGSRYGGLTPEGETALLWAKRIVGDARQLREEMRVARHGLAGRLRIAVIPTALPWAARISAHFRKAHPHVEFTFLSRTSIEILQMLDGLEVDAGISYLDNEPLGKVTSVRLYNERYMIIAREDHPFAKADSLPWSALDGQPLCLLTADMQNRRIINRAFAEAGIVPRVAVEANSTIVMVSQVLAENALTILPEGIAAFLTEGKPLKLIALEGATPNHAVGLIAPWRDPEPPAIKALLTETRRLVRASDDS, from the coding sequence GTGATCGACAAGCTGGAAATGTTCCTCGCCGTCGCCAAGGAAGGCCATTTCGGCCGCGCGGCGCAAAGCCTCGGGATCACCCAGCCCTCGCTGTCCGCCGGGATCAAGCAGCTTGAGGGGCAGCTGGGCGTTCTGTTGATCCTGCGCGGCTCGCGCTATGGCGGGCTGACGCCCGAGGGCGAGACGGCGCTGCTTTGGGCCAAGCGCATCGTCGGCGATGCCCGGCAGTTGCGCGAGGAAATGCGGGTCGCGCGGCATGGTCTGGCCGGCCGTTTGCGCATCGCCGTGATCCCGACCGCGCTGCCCTGGGCCGCCCGCATCTCGGCGCATTTCCGCAAGGCGCATCCCCATGTGGAATTCACCTTCCTGTCGCGGACCTCGATCGAGATCCTGCAGATGCTGGACGGGCTCGAGGTGGATGCCGGGATCTCCTACCTGGACAACGAACCCCTGGGAAAGGTGACGTCGGTCAGGCTCTACAACGAGCGTTACATGATCATCGCCCGCGAGGATCATCCCTTTGCGAAGGCCGATTCGCTGCCCTGGTCGGCGCTGGACGGGCAGCCCCTATGCCTCTTGACCGCCGACATGCAGAACCGCCGGATCATCAATCGCGCCTTTGCCGAGGCCGGGATCGTGCCCCGGGTGGCGGTCGAGGCGAACTCGACCATCGTCATGGTCTCGCAGGTCCTGGCCGAGAACGCGCTGACCATCCTGCCCGAGGGCATCGCCGCGTTCCTGACCGAGGGAAAACCCTTGAAACTGATCGCCTTGGAGGGCGCGACGCCCAATCACGCCGTTGGCCTGATCGCCCCCTGGCGCGACCCCGAACCGCCGGCGATCAAGGCGCTGCTGACCGAGACAAGGCGTCTGGTCAGGGCTTCGGACGATAGCTGA